The nucleotide sequence CATAAAGATTCATTTACTCTTGATGAATTGAAAATACTTAAACAAGAATTAGATACAGTAATTTATTTTGAAGCAGTTTATGACAATTCCCTAAGAATAAACAAAAATGAATTTGTCACAAAATTTCACGCTTCTTTTAACCTTGCAAAAACAGATGAAGCGATAGACCGTTTTTGTATTGGAGATTATATTGCTATTGGGGAAATTAAACAATTTGGATTGTTTCCAGACGCAGGATTTAACTGGAATAGTTTTCTGCTTGAACACTATGTTGCAAAGTACAGTCCAAATTACAAACTGGTACACTCTAGCTATAATGAAGGCGTTTGTGTCGGTGCCATTGTAAAAAAAATCTCTGACATAGATACACTAGATGAATTAGTAATAGATGTGCTTGCCAAAAATGGACTTCCTTTACAAAAGGAAACAGCTTTGCAATATTTGTGTGATAAGGGTTATTTAGCTCGACGGAGTTATTCTGGTATTGAACAACTACTTATCAAGGCAAAAGAACTAAGAAACCAGAAGGGATTTTAAAAATATGTATTCATACGAATGGGATTTAGAAACTGGTGGTCTGCTATTAAATAGTTCTCCACTATCTTTTAGTAAGGAGCCAAGACCGGTTTATTATAAGGAATTAGATATTCTAGGATTTGATAAATACTGGAATTACGATAAGAACGACACCTATCCATATATGTGGGTAGAGGCAAATAATTATTGGTATAGAGGAAGGCTTGTCGCAAAAACAAAAGGAGGCTCGTTATATTCTGCACCGGAGCTGATAATTGTAGATGAGCCCGAACCAAACAATGAGCCATTGCGATTTGTAGACATTCCGGGAATGGTAGAAAAAAACAAAGACCTGTTAGAAAAACTTACGCAGGATACAATAAAAAAAGTGTTTAACACTTATGTTGAATACAAAGATAGAGTCGATGTTTTCTACATTGCATTTAGCGGAGGTAAAGACAGTATTGTAACCCTTGATATTGTACAAAGAGCGTTACCTCATAATACATTTAAAGTATTGTTTGGTGATACAGGAATGGAGTTTCCTGATACATATGATGCTGTAAATAAAATTGAAGATGAATGCCATAATAATGGGATTGAGTTTATTAGGGCGAAATCTGATTTTACCCCAAATGAATCTTGGAGAAAATTTGGTCCGCCAGCAACTGTAACAAGATGGTGTTGTAGCGTACATAAGACAGCGCCACAAGTTCTTGCATTGAGAGAATTAACTGGAAAACCAAATTTTACAGGTATGGCATTTATAGGTGTTAGAGCGAGTGAGAGTTTATCTCGTAGCGAATATGACTATGTGAGCTTAGGAGAAAAACATAAAGGGCAATACAGTTGCAACCCTATCCTTGAGTGGAACTCTGCTGAGTTGTATTTATATATATATTCAGAAGGCATTCTTTTAAGTGAAGCTTACAAAAAAGGAAATCGTAGAGCGGGATGTCTTGTATGTCCAAGAGCTGCTGAGAGAAATGACTATATGGCAAGAATTTGGTACACAAAAGAATTTGATTCATTGATTGATGCTGTAAAGTGTATGTATAAAAAAAGCTTTACTTCAGAAGCACAGCTGGACGACTTTATAGCAAACGGTGGTTGGAAAGCAAGGAAAAACGGTAGGGATATTGATATGCAGATGAACTATGTAGAATCGACAGGTAAAGATGTACATTCTATAAAAATTACAAATGCAAAAACACCGTGGAAGGAATGGATTAAGACAATTGGTATTTTATTAAACGATACTTCCCCTTATAAAATAATGTTTAGAAATGAACAATATGAAGTTCAGGTTATTGAAAAAAATGATAATATCGAAGTAAGGTATGATGCTTCATTACCAAAACAAAATCCATTATTCATAAAACTCTTAAAAAGTGTTTTTAGAAAATCAGCGTGTTGTGTCAAATGTAGAGAATGTGAAGCAGACTGCCATAATGGATGCATCACAATGAAAGATGGTGTATTTGAAATAAATGATAAATGTGTTCATTGCTCGCAATGTCACAAAGTCGAAAAAGGATGTTTAGTATATAAATCATTAGAAATGCCAAAAGGAGGACTAAAAATGTCTGCAACAAAAAGTTTAAATTGCTATTCACATCACGCTCCTAAGATGGAGTGGTTTCAACAATACTTCAGTTATAAAAATGATTTTGATGATAGACACTCTCTTGGATCGCAAATGTACAGTTTCTTTAAAAGATTTTTGAGAGATGCTGAACTGTTAGATGAAACAGGATTTAGCAAAACTGCTCAAGTTATTGACAAATTAGGACTTGATTCAGACTCAGCTTGGGCGATTATGTTGTCAAATCTAGCATATACTCCTCAATTTAATTGGTTGATTAAACGAATGAATATGAATGAAACCTATGGCAAGGATTATACTATTTCTTTATTGGTTTCGGATGGAGCTAAGGAAAGTTGGGTAAAGGATATTTGGAGTTCTTTCTCAAGATTTGTAGAACTGCCATTCAGCGAGGTGGGATTTGGATTTGCAACAAAAGAAAAAAATAAACTAATATCAATTACTAGAATGCCGTGGCAAAATCCTGACCCTCGTGTAATTCTTTATAGTTTGTATAAGTTTGCTGAGAGCTGCGGTGATTACTATCAGTTTACCCTTTCTCGCCTACTAAATCACGATATAGATAGTGATGGTGTAAGTCCGACAGAAATCTTTGGTATTGAACGTGAGCAGATGGAAAAAATTCTTAATGGTTTATCTGTAAACTATCCAGAATTCATTACAAGTTCATTCACATTGGACTTGGATAATATCACTTTGCGAAACGATAAAACATCAAAAGATGTTCTTGAGTTGTTCTAAGGAGGAAAAAATATGGCATTTGATAAATATCGTCATTATTTTGACATAGACCCAGACTACTTTCCGGCGGTAAATGAAGCTGTTATTAACAACAATCCTGATATGTGGAAAAAATATTATCCACACGCTACATTCATTAAATTAGTTAAGGATACGGTTAATGTGCTTCGTAAGGAGCAAAAGCGTTCAATTTGGGTTGAGGGGGCTTACGGAACTGGTAAATCACACGCCGTACTAACTTTGAAAAAACTGCTTGATGCTTCTGAAGAAGAAACAAAGGAATATTTCGAAAAATTTCAAATGGATAATGACCTTTTTAACAAACTTCAAGGGGCAAAGAATAGTGGAGAAATTCTCACTGTACATAGATATGGTTCTTCCTCTATTCGTGGTGACCACAATCTCGTGTTTGCTATTCAGGAAAGCATTGAAAAAGCTTTTAAAGATAAAGGCATAGAAAATAAAGGCAATAGCGCCCTTAAAGGAGCTATTATTAAATGGCTTGAAGACTCTGCAAATAAAAATTATTT is from Monoglobus pectinilyticus and encodes:
- a CDS encoding phosphoadenosine phosphosulfate reductase domain-containing protein; the encoded protein is MYSYEWDLETGGLLLNSSPLSFSKEPRPVYYKELDILGFDKYWNYDKNDTYPYMWVEANNYWYRGRLVAKTKGGSLYSAPELIIVDEPEPNNEPLRFVDIPGMVEKNKDLLEKLTQDTIKKVFNTYVEYKDRVDVFYIAFSGGKDSIVTLDIVQRALPHNTFKVLFGDTGMEFPDTYDAVNKIEDECHNNGIEFIRAKSDFTPNESWRKFGPPATVTRWCCSVHKTAPQVLALRELTGKPNFTGMAFIGVRASESLSRSEYDYVSLGEKHKGQYSCNPILEWNSAELYLYIYSEGILLSEAYKKGNRRAGCLVCPRAAERNDYMARIWYTKEFDSLIDAVKCMYKKSFTSEAQLDDFIANGGWKARKNGRDIDMQMNYVESTGKDVHSIKITNAKTPWKEWIKTIGILLNDTSPYKIMFRNEQYEVQVIEKNDNIEVRYDASLPKQNPLFIKLLKSVFRKSACCVKCRECEADCHNGCITMKDGVFEINDKCVHCSQCHKVEKGCLVYKSLEMPKGGLKMSATKSLNCYSHHAPKMEWFQQYFSYKNDFDDRHSLGSQMYSFFKRFLRDAELLDETGFSKTAQVIDKLGLDSDSAWAIMLSNLAYTPQFNWLIKRMNMNETYGKDYTISLLVSDGAKESWVKDIWSSFSRFVELPFSEVGFGFATKEKNKLISITRMPWQNPDPRVILYSLYKFAESCGDYYQFTLSRLLNHDIDSDGVSPTEIFGIEREQMEKILNGLSVNYPEFITSSFTLDLDNITLRNDKTSKDVLELF